Within Rhododendron vialii isolate Sample 1 chromosome 12a, ASM3025357v1, the genomic segment TACTTGTATGTGTCTTGTATAACTAGTGCTCGATCGATCGATCTAGGAGCATCGAATAATCACTACTCGTATATTCGTATATATATGTAACtgtactgtatgtatgtatgtacgcAGGTGGTCTCTGATAGCCGGAAGGCTTCCAGGGCGAACAGACAATGAAATTAAGAATTATTGGAATACGAACATTGGCAAGAAATTCGTGCAAGCTCCTCACCCAAGTCCTACCTCCAACCGCAAAGCGTCCAATCAATCAAAAGAAAAGTCACAGCCACCTCCACCGAGGATAGGATCAGGTGTGGTCCGGACCAAGGCATCGCGGTGCACCAAAGTTTTCATCAGACCAGAGCCACAGAATAGTACTGATGATCATCATCAGCAACTGCTGCTTGACCCCAAGCCAGTACTGGGAGGAGGACCAACATTTCATGGCTCTGATTGTGTCGGAGCGGTGGCGGGTCTCGATCCGCTCCATGACATATCACCGTTCATGATTTCCGCGAAGGACGATCCGTCCGATTTCATCGTGGATTTCGAAATGGACGACAAGTTCTTATCCGACTTCCTCAACAGTGATTTTCCTTCGCTCTGTGATGAGGATATTGAGACTAATTACACTAGCTCCTCATCTTTGAATTCTTCCCCTACTGATCTCTTCTCGACTGACTCTGTGAAAGCTCGATTTTCGGATAAAATGTTTAATGACTCGGATCTTCAGTCGATGACACCTCTCCTGGGAATAGAGTGGCTTCAAGAGTagaaataaaagtaaaatgaaTGAGAATTTAGGTTCTGTTTAATTGGGTCGGGCTTGAAATTAAGAAggttttttgttcttcttttctttgtaaATATTGAATAAGGAAACATGTTCACTGGACGTAGCTATGTTGTTAGAATTGTAACTATAATGCCTAACGTGGGAGGAATTCTATGAGGTAAGATCTTTCTATTTTGGGCATGTCCtgtggtggtagtggcggtGGCGGCAGTGGTCGGATACCCTCTATATATATTACTCTTTgatctccttcttcttcttcgtttttcCTTTTCgagtttcttttcattttgtgtAATATATTGTGGGTGGTCCCACACTTAAATAATGATTAGTGGTGAAGTTAATTGATACCGAGCAAGAGATTGCAAGAGCTCGCGATCGCTTGTTTGGTAAAACTTGCCTATTTGTTTGTCGGAAATACTTTGCACACAAATGTCGGACATAGATACGAACACATCGCGTGTGTGTAGCCGTAAGATGCGTGTTGGGTTTCACATGTATCTCTTGTGGGGCTTGCAAGATCCTTGCGTACGTGTTTACTTTAATTTGACATTGCTACTCAGTACGTAATTAATCGAAGCTCAATTATTTGAAGGTTTGATGACTTTGGACGTTTACTTCACCTCTCATGTGAATTGAAACCTCCATTTCAATGGAAAGAGGGTCAAGAAATCTCCACAAGTGTATGGAGGTGGTCCCTACAATTAGGGAAGTAGATAGATCTCTTGAATTCTTGTACTACTATTAATTAAGACTCATTCAGAAGTACCCCACGAATTTGGTACTCTgcattgttattattattattattattattattatttaaattggAAGTAACTTTCAAACTCGATCACCACTTGAAATCATTGTGAAAACCTAATCCAGTCATTTTCCACACAACATAAAAAGGTACCTATAAAAGTTTCAAGTTCTTGAGTGTTCCTTTTCAATGCTATTGGCATGGGGTGATCTCAATAATTATTTGggaaattcaaacaaaattgaaaCCTTATAATATAACCAAAATACTAAGCCAATATGGGTTATTATTTCCTgtcaattgttttcatgacctttttttccccttattttgATGAGTGTCGTCTACTAAATAATGAAACATGAATTAA encodes:
- the LOC131311540 gene encoding transcription factor MYB1-like, with protein sequence MGRSPCCAKEGLNRGAWTAMEDKILTEYIRVNGEGKWRNLPKRAGLKRCGKSCRLRWLNYLRPDIKRGNITNDEEDLIIRLHKLLGNRWSLIAGRLPGRTDNEIKNYWNTNIGKKFVQAPHPSPTSNRKASNQSKEKSQPPPPRIGSGVVRTKASRCTKVFIRPEPQNSTDDHHQQLLLDPKPVLGGGPTFHGSDCVGAVAGLDPLHDISPFMISAKDDPSDFIVDFEMDDKFLSDFLNSDFPSLCDEDIETNYTSSSSLNSSPTDLFSTDSVKARFSDKMFNDSDLQSMTPLLGIEWLQE